In Mesoplodon densirostris isolate mMesDen1 chromosome 2, mMesDen1 primary haplotype, whole genome shotgun sequence, the DNA window GGTCACTCACAGGCAGGAGAGGCCggacctccttcccctcctcaatCAGAACTGCCCCTAGGAccggggtggggcccagcagccAGAGTGGCGCTGGAAAGGTCGGCTTCTGGCAAAATCCCCCAAATCAGCTGGCACAGAGCCCCCTCCTGGCTGAGGCGTGCATGCACCTGGCAAGCAAGACTGCCCACTGAAAGCCTGCGTTTCTAGCTCCTCTTGAAGAACTCCAGACCTGGCAACTTGGCCACATCCCACCGTACCCTCTGGGTGGAGGGTGTGGAGGCCCCCCTTAGGTGGGACACCCACTTGTCTGTCCTTGCTGTTGCCTGCTCGCTCCCTGGGGCATCTGGCTTCCTACCTAGACATCAGGACTCCAAACCAGACCCCCACACCCCAGAGGCACCAAGCTGCACACCCTCCCAGCCACCAGCCGCGGGAGCCACATAAAACCCCTTGAAAACTGAGAAACCACCAGCACCCCTTCTCAGGGAGGTGGGGCCAGAGCACCGCCCTGCACCGTGCTGCGTGCAGCTGCCCACAGGTGGCTGACTGCCTTCTACCCACAGCCGGGCAGGGCTAGAACCTCACTGGCTCCTGAGGCCCCAGCCCCTGTGTGGCACTGACCAGCCAGGTGCCAAGTGCCCCGGGAGAGTCAAGGTACTGCGTTCCAGGGACCTGAGGGAGAAGCCACACCAACCCGCCCTTCCACGGACCCCAGTCCACAAGGCAGCAGGCTGTGTGGGCGTCAACTTTAATATGGGGCTGGCCTGTCTGGGGgctaagagggttccctttgtcTTCTTGTTGGGAGTGAAATCTCAGGGAGATTGTCTAATTCCAAAACGAACCGTGAACTAGGGAAGTCACTTCCATCCTTCCCAGTCTCCACCTGGCTGCTAACAGCTCGAAGCTGGCAGCTCGGGGACCCGCAGCCACACCGGCTGGCTATCCTTGAATGTCTGTCAGCAGGACTGGGCCTCTGTACGGCCCCAGGAGTGATGGGGTGGGCAGACCTCCTAGAGTCATCAAAATCCAGCAGGGATGCACCCCTCCTGGTCCACCACCCACAAACGCCGACATGGAAGCAGAGAGGTTACCGCCCCCAAGTCTACATGGAAACTGGGCAGGTCGGGGAGCCAGGCCAAGGGAGGGCCCCCTTAGCCAAAGCCCTGCCAGCTAATGGGAGCagcaggaagaagggaaagggaagggtggggaggccAGGTCTGAGGTGCCTTCCACAGAAGACAGGGTGGCGGAGACACTGGCCCATGGAGCCGCGCGACCCGGGATGGGAGGTGTGACCAGCACCAGGAGAGTTGGACCTGGCCGTGGCCCGTGGGAACCACAGCTGCAGAAGCTGCGTTTGGCTGGAGAGTTTGAATGTTGCCATTTAATCCAGAAACGAGAGCAAGACAGCAGCGCCAGGGAAACGCTCCGTAGTCATCCTGATCAGGAGCCCTGTGTGTGCTGTGCTGCTCCGTCAGCTCCCGGCCCACCTGGCCCAGCGCCAGCCTCCTGGGAGCCCGGCCAGGGCCGGACACGCACCCAAACTCTGTGGGCCCCAGTCCTCTGGAATCCCCGTGAGTCCCACACAAGTTACGAGGCTGCCACCACTTCCGCCTGTCGGGGCCTGGCCTTGACGGGGACTTTCTCTGGGATCTTTTCAGGAAGGGGCTCTGAAGGAACCTCTGGCAACTCTATCTGTTCCTGAGTTATTGCGTCCAGCTCCTCCAGGATGGCGTCTTCGTCCTCCTGAGTGAAGCTTCCTGCCAACAGCTCATCTATTTGCCGCTGGTACTCCACAGCCTCCTGCGTCTTGTCCAGTATCCGCTCCACCTCTTCTATGGACATCACCTGGTGCATCTTATTCAGACATTCATTTCCAAACTGCAGCCCCTCGATCACCTTCATTTCAATCTGGGTGAACTCAATACTCTGGACCATGGTCTCCAGGCTGGTGATCTGGTTTTCTGTCTTGTCCAGGAGCTGCTCCCGGTATCGCTTCTTCTTGAGCAGCAGCTTGGCCCGTTCCTTCCTGCCGTCACGCAGGAGCTGCCGGGCGATCTCCCGCTCCCGCTCCAGCTGCTGGGTGATCCTCTTCTGGTACTGCTTCAGCTTATCCCGCTGCTGCTTCAGTTGCAGGATGGCCTTGTCCTGCTCCGTCACCCGGCTCTGCTGCTTCTTACGGCCGAACAGGTTGCCCATGGCGGCCGGCGCGGCCCGGCCCGCCGCCCAGCCcctcatcgtgttttcattgtcatttgtttctaggtattttttgatttcctctttgatttcttcagtgatgtcttggttatttagtagtgtattgtttagcctccatgtgtttgtattttttacagatcttttcctgtaattgatatctagtctcatagcactgttgttggaaaagatacttgatatgatttcaattttattaaatttaccaagcttgatttttgacccaagatatgatctatcctggagaatgttccatgagcatttgagaaaaatgtgcattttgttgtttttggatggaatgtcctataaatagcaattcagtccatcttgtttaatgtagcatttaaaccttgtgtttccttatttattttcattttggatgatctgtccattggtgcaagtgcagtgttaaaatcccctactatgattgtgctattgttaatttccccttttatggctgttaacattagccttatgtattaaggtgcacCTAtgttgtgtacatatatatttacaattgttatatcttcttcttggattcatcccttgatcattatgtagtgtcctttttgtccttgtgatagtctttattttaaagtttattttgtctgatatgagaattgctactctggctttcctttgattttcatttgcatggcatatctttttacatcacctcactttcagtctgtatgtgtccctaggtctgaagtgtgtctcttgtagacagaatatatacaggtcttgtttttgtatccgttcagctagtctatgtcttttggttggcaccttaaatccattttcttttaagGTAGTTGTCGATATGatatttctattaccattttcttaattgttttgggtttgttattgtaggtattttccttttcctgtatttcttggctagagaagttcctttaacacttgttgtaaagctggtttggtggtgttgaattctcttagcttttgcttgtctgtaaaggttttaatttctccattgaatctgaatgagatccttggtggataaggtaatcttggttgtatgtttttccctttaatcactttaaatatatcctgctcCAGGCttttctggtggtgcagtggttgagagtctgcctgccgatgcaggggacacgggttcgtgccccagtccgggaagatcccacatgccatggagtggctatgCCCGttaaccatggctgctgagcttgcacatctggaggctgtgctctgcaacgggagagaccacaacagtgagaggcccgtgtaccacacacacacacacacacacacaatatatatatatatatatatatatatcctgcccctcccttctggcctgcagaatttctgctgaaagatcagctgttaaccttatggggattcccttgtatgttatttgatgtttttcccttactgcttttaatattttttgtttgtatttaattttggatagtttgcttaatatgtgtcttggcatgtttctccttggatttatcctgtacggGAGTCTCTGCTCTTCATGGAGTtgattgaatatttcctttcccatattagggaagttttcaactatagtctcttcaaaaattttctccatcactttctttttctcttcttcttctgggacctctgtaatttgaatgttgttgcatgtaatgttgtcccagaagtctcagagactgtcctcatttgttttcattctttttactttattctgctctatggtagttatttccactattttattttccaggtcacatccattttcttcctcagtctttctgctattgattcctcctagagaatatttaatttcatttattgtgttgatcATCATTGTTTGGTTGCTCTTTActccttctaggtccttattaatagtttcttttattttctccattctacttccaagattttggatcatctttactaccattactctgaattattttaggtagactgcctatttcctcttcatttgtttcttctggtgttttttttgccttgctccttaatctgctgtgtgtttctctgtcttttcattttgcttaacttactgtgtttggggtctcctttttgctggcTGCATGTTTGTAGTTACCATTGttcttggtgtctgcccccagtgactaaggttggttcagtgggttttgtaggcttcctagtggaggggactagtgcctgtgttctggtggatgaggctggaccttgtctttctggtgggcaggaccacatccagtggtgtatTTGGggctgtctgtgaccttattatgattttaggaagcctctctgctaatgggtcgtgttgtgttcctgtcttgttagttttTTGGCATGGTGTGTCCAGCACTTgaacttgc includes these proteins:
- the LOC132483057 gene encoding charged multivesicular body protein 6-like translates to MGNLFGRKKQQSRVTEQDKAILQLKQQRDKLKQYQKRITQQLEREREIARQLLRDGRKERAKLLLKKKRYREQLLDKTENQITSLETMVQSIEFTQIEMKVIEGLQFGNECLNKMHQVMSIEEVERILDKTQEAVEYQRQIDELLAGSFTQEDEDAILEELDAITQEQIELPEVPSEPLPEKIPEKVPVKARPRQAEVVAAS